One window from the genome of Dermacentor silvarum isolate Dsil-2018 chromosome 5, BIME_Dsil_1.4, whole genome shotgun sequence encodes:
- the LOC119452702 gene encoding tigger transposable element-derived protein 4-like, producing the protein MKVLEDVDGAQESKTAIAKRHGIPKCTLSRILKDREKIQKAYNSGAFTPGRKRMRLADHEDLEKALFLWFKRARSSNLPVTGPILEEKARDIALQIGIEDFKFSDGWLSRFKKRHGLVFRTIAGESAAVDLNVCADWQQQKLQDVLSTYKPSDIFNVDEMALFL; encoded by the coding sequence ATGAAAGTTCTCGAAGACGTCGATGGCGCCCAGGAGTCCAAGACGGCTATCGCGAAAAGGCATGGCATCCCGAAGTGCACCCTTTCGAGGATTTTGAAAGATCGCGAAAAGATTCAAAAGGCTTACAACAGCGGCGCTTTCACTCCCGGTAGGAAAAGGATGCGTCTGGCCGACCACGAGGACCTCGAGAAAGCACTTTTCCTGTGGTTTAAGCGCGCGCGAAGCTCCAACCTTCCAGTGACCGGGCCTATTTTGGAGGAGAAAGCAAGAGACATCGCACTCCAAATCGGGATTGAAGACTTCAAGTTCAGTGACGGCTGGTTAAGCCGTTTCAAAAAGCGCCATGGCCTCGTCTTCCGCACTATAGCAGGTGAGAGTGCCGCGGTAGATCTGAATGTTTGCGCCGACTGGCAGCAGCAGAAGCTCCAAGACGTCCTCTCAACTTATAAGCCCAGCGACATCTTCAACGTGGACGAAATGGCGCTTTTTTTATAA
- the LOC119452703 gene encoding tigger transposable element-derived protein 4-like, with translation MDGSEKLKLLVIGKEKRPRAFKGVKGLPVFYEANTKAWMTQAIFETWLRERDAEFTKKGRKVVFIVDNCPAHGEVRDLNSIRLMFLPANVTAVLQPMDQGVIRNLKVFHRRHILRRMMLYMESNKVYTVDLLSAIHILAQSWDEVASTTIRRCFGHAGFLEQVDASQEGSDASQEESDADNAEADTVFDLVAQRCGSGTGTMDEYEAVDDDVVTCREDTLVDILKEVKEGTGDESEEEMDSDDHQSAPLTSEASQAVELLQRYFQKEGCLEHLCNLNKMNAYLVKQSHTKLKEATLHSFFGGCDP, from the coding sequence ATGGACGGGTCCGAAAAACTGAAGCTTCTTGTCATCGGAAAAGAAAAGAGACCTCGGGCTTTTAAAGGTGTGAAAGGACTCCCGGTATTTTACGAGGCAAATACCAAGGCTTGGATGACCCAGGCAATTTTCGAAACCTGGTTGAGGGAGAGAGATGCAGAGTTCACcaaaaaaggcagaaaggttGTGTTCATTGTGGACAATTGCCCAGCGCATGGTGAAGTGCGAGACCTGAACTCTATTCGGCTGATGTTCCTCCCTGCCAATGTGACAGCCGTGCTCCAGCCAATGGACCAAGGCGTTATTCGAAATTTAAAAGTGTTTCACCGTCGCCACATCCTTAGAAGGATGATGCTGTATATGGAGAGCAACAAAGTGTACACCGTAGACCTCCTTTCTGCCATCCACATCTTGGCCCAGTCATGGGACGAGGTTGCATCTACAACCATTCGGCGATGCTTTGGTCACGCGGGCTTCCTTGAGCAAGTGGATGCAAGCCAAGAAGGGTCGGATGCAAGCCAAGAAGAGTCTGACGCCGACAATGCTGAAGCAGACACTGTTTTTGATTTGGTGGCCCAGAGGTGCGGCTCTGGCACTGGGACAATGGATGAGTACGAAGCTGTTGATGATGACGTGGTCACCTGCCGTGAGGATACTTTAGTTGACATACTAAAGGAAGTAAAAGAAGGCACAGGTGATGAAAGTGAGGAGGAGATGGACAGTGACGACCACCAGAGTGCCCCACTGACTTCAGAGGCAAGCCAGGCAGTAGAACTTCTCCAGCGGTACTTCCAGAAGGAGGGCTGCTTGGAGCATCTGTGCAATTTAAACAAGATGAATGCGTACTTGGTGAAGCAGTCCCACACCAAGCTGAAGGAagccaccttgcacagctttttTGGGGGTTGCGACCCTTAA